The Streptococcus pantholopis genome has a segment encoding these proteins:
- a CDS encoding peptidase, which produces MASGKISYDAGQHKALEAELKKIGDNFEDLITELGNLQSSVDDNLEGEAATSLSSEIASLLSKLETENTNWSTVSTNANNVEKLIKEADNKAKQTVEGSGG; this is translated from the coding sequence ATGGCAAGCGGAAAAATTAGCTACGATGCAGGTCAACATAAAGCCTTAGAAGCCGAACTGAAAAAGATAGGTGATAATTTTGAAGATTTAATCACAGAACTTGGGAATCTGCAATCAAGTGTTGATGATAATTTAGAAGGGGAAGCAGCGACAAGTCTCTCGTCAGAAATTGCCTCATTATTAAGTAAACTCGAAACAGAGAACACCAATTGGTCTACTGTCTCAACAAATGCCAATAACGTTGAAAAACTGATTAAAGAAGCTGATAACAAAGCCAAGCAAACTGTTGAAGGCAGTGGGGGATGA